One Candidatus Brocadia sp. DNA window includes the following coding sequences:
- the leuB gene encoding 3-isopropylmalate dehydrogenase, translated as MKKCIAVLAGDGIGPEIMKEGRKVLDAVAKKFGHTFEYKEALVGGCAYDEYGHPLPDETKKVCDNADAIYFGAVGGPKWENLPAELTPEGGALLPLRGIYGLFANLRPAVIFGPLADAASLKSERLKGGLDILIVRELTGGVYFGKNKVKSLTLKEGAVQGDYAVDYMIYSVPEILRITKVACEAAMKRNKRLTSVDKANVLESSKLWRKVVVDYVLKNYPQIQLNHMYVDNAAMQLATNPKQFDVIVTENMFGDILSDLASAITGSIGMLPSASLSETGFGLFEPIHGSAPDIAGQDKANPLAQILSGAMMLKYAFGLREESNAIEQAIMAVLEDGYRTGDIASANTPKDKILPTSGMGDKVVGYLHKLKS; from the coding sequence ATGAAAAAATGCATTGCTGTACTGGCCGGAGATGGGATCGGGCCTGAAATAATGAAGGAAGGACGAAAGGTGTTGGATGCCGTTGCGAAGAAATTTGGCCATACCTTTGAATATAAAGAGGCATTAGTAGGAGGGTGCGCTTATGATGAATATGGTCATCCATTGCCGGATGAAACAAAAAAGGTATGTGATAATGCAGATGCTATTTATTTCGGTGCAGTGGGTGGGCCAAAATGGGAGAACTTGCCCGCAGAATTAACCCCTGAAGGGGGGGCATTGTTGCCCTTAAGGGGTATTTATGGCTTGTTTGCAAACCTGCGTCCGGCTGTAATCTTCGGCCCATTGGCAGACGCGGCATCCCTGAAATCAGAACGCCTGAAAGGGGGGTTGGATATTCTGATTGTGCGGGAATTGACAGGGGGGGTGTATTTCGGTAAGAACAAGGTCAAGTCACTTACCTTGAAGGAAGGGGCTGTTCAGGGGGATTACGCCGTGGATTATATGATCTATTCTGTACCAGAGATTCTGAGGATTACGAAAGTTGCCTGCGAGGCGGCTATGAAACGCAATAAGAGGCTAACCTCTGTTGATAAGGCAAACGTCCTGGAAAGCTCAAAACTCTGGAGAAAGGTGGTTGTTGACTACGTTCTGAAAAATTATCCACAAATTCAGCTTAATCACATGTACGTGGACAATGCCGCCATGCAACTGGCAACAAACCCGAAACAATTTGATGTGATTGTTACCGAGAATATGTTTGGAGACATCCTGTCAGACCTGGCATCGGCCATTACCGGCTCTATTGGCATGCTTCCCAGCGCCAGCCTCTCAGAGACGGGTTTTGGGCTCTTTGAACCTATCCACGGTTCAGCACCAGATATTGCAGGACAAGATAAAGCCAACCCATTAGCCCAAATCTTGTCTGGAGCCATGATGTTGAAATATGCCTTCGGTCTTCGTGAAGAATCAAATGCCATTGAACAGGCTATTATGGCTGTATTGGAAGATGGGTATCGAACGGGTGATATTGCCAGTGCCAATACCCCAAAAGACAAAATACTCCCGACCTCCGGAATGGGAGATAAGGTGGTGGGGTATTTACATAAGCTTAAATCCTAG
- a CDS encoding glycosyltransferase, which produces MIIRGTSLKISVVIPTLNEESHIEKTLQSITKQDGDYEFFVVDGGSSDNTATIAKRYTMVINSKRGRAIQMNTGARACSGDILLFLHADTILPGNAFREIRKRMKDDTVAGGSFFIAFDTDTFILKGVSFITRFNFRLFHFGDQGIFVRREVFQTLRGYKEIPIMEDYDFYKRLGNQGKVILIRMPVISSARRFVKKGVIRQLLINKCVVLAYWAGVNIQTIKRFYDDVR; this is translated from the coding sequence ATTATAATAAGAGGCACTTCATTGAAGATATCGGTTGTTATTCCCACACTAAACGAAGAATCCCACATTGAAAAAACACTTCAAAGCATTACAAAACAGGACGGTGATTATGAATTCTTTGTAGTAGACGGAGGCAGCAGCGATAATACAGCCACTATCGCCAAAAGATACACCATGGTGATAAACAGCAAACGTGGCCGGGCAATTCAAATGAACACGGGGGCAAGAGCATGCAGCGGTGACATTCTATTATTCTTACACGCCGATACAATTCTGCCGGGCAACGCCTTCCGTGAGATACGAAAAAGGATGAAAGATGATACGGTAGCAGGAGGTTCATTTTTTATTGCGTTTGACACAGATACCTTTATACTAAAAGGTGTTTCTTTTATCACACGCTTTAACTTCAGACTCTTTCATTTTGGTGATCAGGGTATCTTTGTGCGGCGGGAAGTCTTTCAAACACTCCGCGGATACAAAGAAATACCCATTATGGAAGACTATGATTTTTATAAAAGGCTAGGGAACCAGGGTAAGGTTATCCTTATACGGATGCCGGTGATTTCTTCGGCAAGACGATTCGTCAAGAAAGGTGTAATAAGACAGTTGTTGATTAATAAGTGCGTGGTTCTGGCCTATTGGGCTGGTGTGAATATACAAACCATTAAACGTTTTTACGACGACGTGAGGTAA
- the surE gene encoding 5'/3'-nucleotidase SurE: MQILLTNDDGIYAPGIDALKHTIQDLGQITVVAPDVEQSGVGHSITFSHPLRIREAHLDNEFLGYSVNGSPADCVKLAIYEVMKQKPDVVISGINMGSNVGIHILYSGTVAAAVEAAIMGFPSIAISFEISGQYADIHGAAKVARSVIERILTHKLPAGSLLNVNIPSIPPDQIKGIKVTRQFAHDFKENFEKRIDPGGKAYYWLIGTDKALHREEDTDINAVNEGYISITPLRYDLTDYTMQKKVVEWDWKGIVS; this comes from the coding sequence ATGCAGATATTGCTGACAAATGACGACGGCATCTATGCCCCCGGAATTGATGCCCTGAAGCATACCATCCAGGACCTTGGCCAAATTACCGTGGTGGCTCCTGATGTCGAACAGAGTGGGGTTGGACACTCCATTACCTTCAGTCATCCATTACGAATCAGAGAGGCACATTTAGACAATGAATTTCTTGGTTACAGTGTGAACGGTTCTCCGGCCGATTGTGTAAAACTGGCCATTTATGAGGTCATGAAACAGAAGCCAGATGTAGTCATATCAGGCATCAACATGGGTTCCAATGTGGGTATCCATATCCTGTATTCCGGAACAGTGGCTGCCGCAGTTGAGGCTGCCATCATGGGATTTCCCTCCATCGCCATTTCATTCGAGATTTCTGGCCAATATGCTGACATCCATGGCGCAGCAAAGGTTGCAAGGAGCGTCATAGAACGCATTCTAACGCATAAGTTGCCTGCAGGGTCGTTACTCAATGTAAATATCCCCTCAATTCCCCCGGATCAAATCAAAGGAATAAAGGTAACACGACAATTTGCCCATGATTTTAAAGAAAACTTTGAGAAACGTATAGACCCGGGTGGAAAGGCCTATTACTGGTTAATAGGCACAGACAAGGCCCTCCACCGTGAGGAAGACACGGATATTAATGCCGTCAATGAAGGCTATATCTCTATTACCCCTCTCCGTTATGACCTGACAGATTACACCATGCAAAAAAAGGTTGTGGAGTGGGACTGGAAAGGCATCGTGTCGTAA
- a CDS encoding DUF433 domain-containing protein, whose product MKVNWKDYIISTSDVLHGKPHFKGTRIPVNLILGYLAAEYSRKEMIAEFPDLKNEHIIACLDYAIYLT is encoded by the coding sequence ATGAAAGTAAATTGGAAAGATTATATCATAAGCACTTCTGATGTGCTTCATGGCAAACCGCATTTCAAGGGTACAAGAATTCCCGTAAACCTTATTCTAGGCTATCTTGCAGCGGAATACAGCAGGAAGGAAATGATCGCAGAGTTCCCGGACCTTAAAAATGAGCATATTATTGCATGTCTGGATTATGCTATCTACCTCACCTGA